DNA from bacterium:
CACCGGGAACGGCGGCCTGTTGCGCGGCTCGCCGCGATTCCCCTCTAGAGACTCTATGAGCGCGGTCTCCTCTCCGCATATGTAGGCGCCGGAGCCCATCCTGATCTCGATGTCGAAATCGAAATCCGAGAGACCTGCGACAGACTTGCCGAGCAGGTTCTGGCCGCGCCGTCTGTTCAGGCACTCCTCCAGCTCTGGCCGAAGGTACGAGTACTCGCCGCGCAGATACAGAATGCCGTACTTCGCACCGATAGCCAGCGCGGCTATGGTCATGCCCTCGAACACGAGGTCCGCGCACTCCTTGAGCACAACCCTGTCCTTGAACGTGCCGGGCTCGCCCTCGTCGGCGTTGCAGACGACGTATTTCTTATCGCCTGCCGCTGCCGCAGCGAGGTTCCACTTCACGCCGGTGGGAAAGCCTGCGCCGCCTCGTCCCTTGAGGCCCGACTTGGATATCTCGGCGATGATCTCCGCCCTCTTCATCTTCACGGCGGCCTTGAGCCCCTCCTCGGGCTTCGCCTTCTTGAATGTCACAGGACCCGCATGAACGCTCATATGGTATGCTCCTCCTTTTTCTCCTGCGCGTGCACGCCGTACGTCTGACGGCATTCCTCGAGGATCGCGTGCACGGACTCGGGCGTGACCTTGGTGTACGCCTTGGAGTTCACAAGCAACGCCGGGCCCTGATCGCAGAGGCCCAGGCAGTTGGCCCACTCGAGCGTGAACTTGCCGTCCGCGGTCGTGCGCCCGAACTCGACACCCAGGTCGGTCTGAAGCTGACGCGCGACCTTTTCCCTGCCCACCATGTCGCAGGAGATCGTGCGGCAGAGCCTGATGATGAAGCGACCCTTGGGCTCCGTGTTGAGGAAGCTGTAGAAGGAGACGACACCCATCACCTCCACCGGGTGTATCCCCAGCATGTCAGCGATGATCTGCATCGCGAACGGCGAGATGCGGGAGTACTTCGCCTGCACGCTCTGGAGCATGGGGATGAGCGCGCTGCGGCTCTGCTCGTACTTGGCCATGAGCGGCGCCAGCTCCTGCCTCAGCATATCATGATCGGTCATGAGCATCTTCCATCCCTCCTTTATTTTCTGCCAAGCAGCTCGCCCACCTTCATGACGAGCACGTCGGGCTTGATTGGCTTCTCCTGATATTCGTCGACGGGCACGAGCTCCGCGTCCTTGCCGATGGCTAGCCCGGAGGCCCTGCCCACGTTCGTGAGCATGAGTATCGGCTTTTGAAATCCGTCCCTGCGGAGTTTCTGCGCCATCGATATGCCGTCGTCGGGCAGCTGCATCATCACGTCGAGTATGAGCAGGTCCGGCTTGAACGAGCGCACAGCCGCCATCCCCTCATCCTTGGAGAGGGCGCTGCTCACCTGGTGGCCGGCCTTCTCGAGCACCAGCTTGCCGGCCTGCACCACATCCGGATCGTCGTCCACGATGAGGATCTTCGCCATCTGAGTCTCCTTTCAAAAACAGGACAAAACCCCGGTTTGACGAATGTGCAGCGAAATGGGGCCCCTTTCATATACTTTGAGGCACTGATTGCAAGGGGTTTTTCGCTGAAAAAAGGGGCTAACTCGTTGAAATAATGCCAACTATCTGAAGAGCATCTTCTGGACCTGCACGCCGTCGATTTTGGAGAGCTTGTCCGCCATCTCGTTGCATATCTTCTCATCGCCCACCATCTCAAGGATGATGACGCCGTTCGGCGCGCAGACGTTGTCGCTGGCGTCGTGCAGACCCAGCCGCGTCCTTATGTTGCAGCCATATTGGGTGAATATGCCCTGCACGTCCGTTGCCTTCTTCACCCGGTTCGAAACGTGGACCCCGAAGATCATGTGTTTTTCCATCGCTCCCCCTGTCATCGAATTGAGTTGATCGTTCGATGGGGATGTAATTATCAGAGAGCGCTTGACCCGGTCAAGCTGCGAAAATAAAGATCAGCCGGATTTAGATTGATTGTAAGCGCACAACTTGTTATCAGTGCGGACATATGGGTCTTCTGGATCAAAACAAGATAGAGGCAACGCTGGCGGAATGCGGCCCTGTCCATATCAACAGGGCAAGGGAAATACTGGCGCGCGGAAGAGAACTCAAAGGAGTGCCGCCTGGCGATGCCATAGCGCTTTTGTCTGTGGACGACCCGGCGATCCTCTCCGAGATATTTGAGACCGCGCACCATATAAAGGATGCGATCTACGGAAACCGGCTGGTCCTCTTCGCGCCCCTCTACATCTCCAACCTCTGCGACAACGACTGCGCCTACTGCGCCTTCAGAAAGGCCAACAAGGATGTCGTGCGCAGGGCGCTGACGCAGGAGGAGATACTGAGCGAGACCCTTGCGCTCATAGGCGAGGGGCAGAAGCGCGTGCTGCTCGTGGCGGGCGAGTCGTACACGGACGAAGGGCTGAATTACGTCTTCAAATCCATAGACACGATCTACAGGGCAAAGAGCGACAAGGGAAATATCAGGCGCATCAACGTCAACATAGCCCCGCTCACGGTCGAGGAGTTTCGCTCGCTGCACGAATGCGAGATAGGCACCTACCAGCTCTTCCAAGAAACTTACCACGAGCCCACGTACAGGCGGCTGCATTCGCGCGGACCGAAGGCGGACTACGCATACCGCCTCGAGACCATGGACCGCGCGTACCAGGGCGGATTCGACGACGTGGGCATAGGCGTGCTCTTCGGCCTCTACGACTGGCGCTACGAGATCGCGGCGCTGCTTGCGCACATCGAGCACCTCGAGAAAAAATTCGGCGTGGGACCCCACACGATTTCAGTGCCGAGGATCGAGCCGGCCCATGGCGCGCCGCTCTCCTACGATCCGCCGCACGCGCTCTCGGACGCTGATTTCAAAAAGATCATAGCGGTGCTGCGCATCGCGGTCCCCTACACCGGCATCATCCTGAGCACCCGCGAGGGCGCTGCCATGCGCAGGGAGGCGTTCGGACTCGGCGTGTCTCAGATATCCGCCGGCTCGCGCACGAACCCGGGCGGCTACACGCACGGGGACGCCGAGGAAGCGGCAAATCCCGAGGCGCGCGACGCGCAGTTCTCGCTGGGGGACACGCGCCCGCTCATGGAGGTGATCCGCGACGTCGTGGAGCACGGGCACATCCCATCCTTCTGCACCGCGTGTTACAGGCTCGGCCGCGTGGGAAAGGACTTCATGGACCTGGCCAAGCCCGGCCTCATCAAACACAACTGTCTGCCCAACGCGCTGCTCACCTTCGCCGAATATCTCCACGACTTTGCGGACGAGTCTCTCCGCTACAAGGGTTTCGAGATGATCGAGACGATGATCGAAAGGGACATCGAGCAGAAGCCTGTGAGGGAGCGCATTCGCGGCATCCTCGAAGAGATCGAATCCGGCAAGAGGGACATCTTCGTCTAGGTCAGGAGCTCAGGGCCTTCTTCAGATTGCCTATCGCCCGGTTCACTGCGTCGCAGACCGCGCGCGAGGAAATGGTGGCTCCGGTGATCGCCTCGATCCGGCCGCCGTCCTTGTCGACCTCGACCGGCGTCTGCTTCCCGTCGAACCCCAGCTGAAACCATGGTCTCAAGGCCGACTCGTCCGGGCTCTCTCCCGCGAGCACGGTTCGCCACGTCTTTTTAGACTTTATCTCCACGATCTTATCGCCGAGCCCAGGCGTCTCGTTCTGGTAGAGCACCTCTACGCCCTTGATGACGAAGTCTTTGTCCACACCGACCATGACCCTGAGGACGCTGGAGTAACCGGTGGCCGAGCCGACTGCGACATAGCCAACCTCCTCGCCCTCCCTCTTCGCCACGCAGTATTCGAAAGATCTGCCGTCGATCTTCGCCTCTTTCACCTCGAACTCGCTCGCTTCCGGAAACACGACCTTGAGCGCCGATTCGATCCCCCGAGCGGCCTCCGCCTCTTTCGCCGGCTGGGTGAGGATATACAGCCCGGCGAGCGAGGCCGCCGAGATCACGGCGACCAGCGTGAGCACGAGGGGGAATTTTATGTACTCAGGCATTTTTCGCTGCATGTCTTCCGGCTCCGAAGAAATTGGGCGCTGTGAAGCGGTCTATCAGCCACACCACTGTGTTCATTATGAGTATCGAATAGCAGACCCCCTCGGGGTATCCGCCGTAGAGCCTGATGAGCGCGACCAGCACGCCGCAGCCTGCGCCGTAGATCGCCTGTCCCTTCGACGTCAGCGGGCTCGTCACCATGTCGGTGGCCATGAAAAAAGCGCCGATCATGAGTCCGCCCGAGAGCGCGTGTGCAAGGGCCCTGGCCAGCGCCGCGCCTACGGTGAGGGTGCCCGCCCATATCGAGATCGTGCCGCCCGAATCCCCGGCCTGCGGCAGCAGCGCGGCAAGCGCCATCACGGTCAATATGTACGAAAGAGGCAGCCTCCAGTTGACGTATTTTTTTACGACAAGATACGAGGCGCCGAGGATGAGCGCGAGCGCGGAAGTCTCGCCTATGGAGCCGGGGATCGCGCCCAGGAAGAGCCGGCCGAGCGAATACTTGCCGAAGAAAGCGAGCGGCGCATCCTTGAGCACGAGGCACGGCGTCGCCATGGTCACTGCGTCCACTCCCAGTATCGAGCCCCTGAACGCCTGTTTGAGGATCGGCCACTGCGGCATCACGATCGACCCTGAATAGGCCGCCAGCAGGAATGCACGGCCGGCGAGCGCCGGGTTCCATATGTTGCAGCCAAGGCCGCCGAACGCATGTTTGGCTATGATTATCGCGAACGCGCTGCCGACCGCGGGGATGTAGAGCGGCACATTGGGGGGCAGGCACATGGCGAGCAGCAAGCCGGTGAGCACCGCCGAACCATCGTTCACCGTTATCGGCACTCCGCGGAAGCGTTGCGCCGCGGCCTCCGAAGCTATCGCAACAGCGATCGAGACCACGACCACGAGCATGGCGTACCACCCGAAGTTCATGAAGCCGACGAAGAGCGCGGGCAGGAGCGCTGCATTCACGCTCCACATGATGCGCGGGATAGAGTCCTTTGTGCCGAGGTGCGGCGCCGGACCTACGATCAACTTGTTTTCCAATATAGTGTCGCTCATTTCTTCTTTGCCTTCCATGCCGCGTATTCCGCCTTCGCCTTCTTTATATAGTGCACGATCGGCCTGCGCGAAGGGCACTCGAACGTGCACGTGCCGCACTCCATGCAGTCGAGGACGTGCAGCTCCTCGTAGCGCTCCACCTCGCCCGCCTCTATCGCCTTTATCATCTCGGCCGCCATCCCCCGCAGGGGGCATACCGCAATGCAGCGGCCGCATCGTATGCACGGCCCGGGCATGAAGTCCGGCATCTTCTTGAAAGCCAGGATCCCCGAGGTTCCTTTGACCACCGGGAAGTCGAGGTTTGGCAGGGCGATGCCCATCATCGGTCCGCCCAGCACCACCTTCTTCGTCTTCGGATCGAGCCCCTGCCTCACGAGGACGTCCTTTATCAACGCGCCGATCGGCACAATGAGGTTCGCAGGGCGCGCCACTCCGTCGCCCGTGACCGTGACCGGCCTCTCCACAAGGGGTCTCGCCTCGACCACCGCGTCGTAGACCGCATATGCGGTGGAGACGTTCTGCACCACGACGCCGACGTCCAGCGGCAGCCTGCCCGGAGGGACCTGGCGGCCGGTCAGCGCCTCGATCAGCTGCTTCTCCGCGCCCTGCGGGTATTTGACCTTGAGCAGCTCGATCCTCACGCCCTCGTCAGCCCAGACCGTGTCGCGCATCTTCTCGAAGGCGTCCTGTTTGTTCGATTCCACCCCGACTATCGCACGGTTCACCCCCAGGGCCTTCATCATGATGCGCAGCCCCTCGGCGATGCCGCGCGCGCGTTCGAGCATCATGCGATAGTCGCATGTGAGAAACGGCTCGCACTCGATGCCGTTGAGTATCAGGGTGTCTATCGGCCTGTCGGCCGGGGGCGAGAGCTTCACGTGCGTGGGGAAGGCCGCGCCCCCGAGGCCCACGACGCCTGCATCCCGCACCGCTGCGCGGATCTTCTCCAGCCCCATGTCGCGCCATTCGCGCTTTACGCCCGTCCCCTCGGCCCAGTTGTCCAGGCCGTCCGATTGTATGACGATGTGGTCGCAGACCGCGCCGTTCTGCATGGGCCTCTGCTCGACGGCCACGACAACGCCGGATACGGAGGCGTGCACCGGCACCGAGACAAAGCCGTTGGCCTCCGCCACGACCTGGCCCTTTGAGACCTTGTCGCCCTTCCCGACCACCGGCCTGGACGGCGCGCCCGTGTGCTGAGACACCGGGAGCACGACGACGGAAGGCGCAGGCATGCGCTCGAGCGCTGCGCCCTTTGAGAGATCCTTGTATTCCGGAGGATGAACTCCGCCGCTTTTGAAAGTCTTCATAAATATCGCGATGCGTTCACGACTCGCCGCTCACAGCATTTTTCACGGGCCAGAGCCCGAGACCTTTTCTCGTCTCCCTGTAGCTCATTATAGTTCCGGTCGGGCACTCCTTGACGCACAGCCCGCAGGAGGTGCACTTTTCGTAATCGAAGACGGCGAGGTTGTCCTTCACATGGACCGCATCGAACTCGCACACGGTCTCGCACTTCTTGCACGCGATGCAGCCGACCTTGCAGATCTTTCGGACCGCCCTCCCGGATTCTAGGGATTTGCACCTCACGTGCACGAGTTTGGAGAGCGGGATCAACTCGAAGAGGGCCTTGGGGCACGCCGCCACGCACTTCGCGCAGCTGACGCACTTCGCCTCGTCCACCTCGGGGAATCCCTTTATCATGTGAAGCGCGTCGAAGGAGCAAGCCCTGGCGCAGTCCCCGAAGCCTATGCACCCGAAGATACACTCCTTGGGGCCCTTGTGCATGAGGTTCGCGGCCTGGCAGGTCGCAATCCCCTCGTATATGAAGCGATCGCCCACATCCCTGCCCTGGCAGCGCAGGACCGCGACCCTCTTCTCGGCGACCTTCGCCTCCACGCCCATGATGTCGGCGACAAGGTGCGCCACGTGCTCCCCGCCCGGTATGCAGGAGGTGACATCGGCGGAGCCGTGGACCACCGCCTTCGCGAGGCCGTGGCAGCCGGCGAGCCCGCAAGCCCCGCAGTTGGAACCGGGCAGAGCCCTCTCCACGCGCTCGATGCGCGTGTCCACCGTCACCCGAAATACGCGCGAAGCCACGTAGAGACCGATCCCGAAGAGGAGGCCCAGAAACCCGAGTATGATTACAGGAGGCAGCATCTATTGTCCCATCCCTGCGAATCCCATGAACGCAAGGGCCATGAGTCCCGCGCAGATGAACGCGAGCGGCGCGCCGCGCAGCGCAGGCGGAATGTCGTACTTCTCGAGCTTCTCCCTGATGCCGCTCATGAGGAATATCACTATCAGGAAACCGACTCCGCCGCCGAAACCTTGAAGAACGCTCTTCGCAAAACTCTCTGAGAGGCTGTTCATGATCCCGAAGTCCTTCACGTTGAGCAGTGCCACGCCGAGCACCGCGCAGTTGGTGGTGATCAGAGGCAGATAGATGCCAAGCGACTCATAAAGCGGCGGGATCACCTTCATGAGGAACATCTCCACCATCTGCACCAGCGTGGCTATCACGAGGATGAACACGATAGTGGTCAGAAACGTGAAGTCGAAATCCGACGCAGGCCTGCCCGCGCCCATCAACATATAGAAGAGGTTATGCTCGGTCGGGGCCAGCAGAAACTCGAAGACCACCCAGGAGACCGCGGAGGCCATGGTCATGACGAAGATCACCGCGAGCCCCATGCCGACCGCCTGCTTGCGGCGTTTCGAGACCCCTATGAAGGGACAGAGCCCCAGAAACTTCGCGAGTATGAAGTTGTTTACCAGGGCGATGGATATGAAGAGCAGTATGTAGGATCTCATACGTTGCGGGCCAGCCTCCGCGCCCTTCTCCAGTTCATGTAAGCCATTATGAACGCG
Protein-coding regions in this window:
- a CDS encoding RnfABCDGE type electron transport complex subunit G; this encodes MQRKMPEYIKFPLVLTLVAVISAASLAGLYILTQPAKEAEAARGIESALKVVFPEASEFEVKEAKIDGRSFEYCVAKREGEEVGYVAVGSATGYSSVLRVMVGVDKDFVIKGVEVLYQNETPGLGDKIVEIKSKKTWRTVLAGESPDESALRPWFQLGFDGKQTPVEVDKDGGRIEAITGATISSRAVCDAVNRAIGNLKKALSS
- a CDS encoding Rnf-Nqr domain containing protein; protein product: MRSYILLFISIALVNNFILAKFLGLCPFIGVSKRRKQAVGMGLAVIFVMTMASAVSWVVFEFLLAPTEHNLFYMLMGAGRPASDFDFTFLTTIVFILVIATLVQMVEMFLMKVIPPLYESLGIYLPLITTNCAVLGVALLNVKDFGIMNSLSESFAKSVLQGFGGGVGFLIVIFLMSGIREKLEKYDIPPALRGAPLAFICAGLMALAFMGFAGMGQ
- a CDS encoding RnfABCDGE type electron transport complex subunit D, producing the protein MSDTILENKLIVGPAPHLGTKDSIPRIMWSVNAALLPALFVGFMNFGWYAMLVVVVSIAVAIASEAAAQRFRGVPITVNDGSAVLTGLLLAMCLPPNVPLYIPAVGSAFAIIIAKHAFGGLGCNIWNPALAGRAFLLAAYSGSIVMPQWPILKQAFRGSILGVDAVTMATPCLVLKDAPLAFFGKYSLGRLFLGAIPGSIGETSALALILGASYLVVKKYVNWRLPLSYILTVMALAALLPQAGDSGGTISIWAGTLTVGAALARALAHALSGGLMIGAFFMATDMVTSPLTSKGQAIYGAGCGVLVALIRLYGGYPEGVCYSILIMNTVVWLIDRFTAPNFFGAGRHAAKNA
- the hydG gene encoding [FeFe] hydrogenase H-cluster radical SAM maturase HydG; the protein is MGLLDQNKIEATLAECGPVHINRAREILARGRELKGVPPGDAIALLSVDDPAILSEIFETAHHIKDAIYGNRLVLFAPLYISNLCDNDCAYCAFRKANKDVVRRALTQEEILSETLALIGEGQKRVLLVAGESYTDEGLNYVFKSIDTIYRAKSDKGNIRRINVNIAPLTVEEFRSLHECEIGTYQLFQETYHEPTYRRLHSRGPKADYAYRLETMDRAYQGGFDDVGIGVLFGLYDWRYEIAALLAHIEHLEKKFGVGPHTISVPRIEPAHGAPLSYDPPHALSDADFKKIIAVLRIAVPYTGIILSTREGAAMRREAFGLGVSQISAGSRTNPGGYTHGDAEEAANPEARDAQFSLGDTRPLMEVIRDVVEHGHIPSFCTACYRLGRVGKDFMDLAKPGLIKHNCLPNALLTFAEYLHDFADESLRYKGFEMIETMIERDIEQKPVRERIRGILEEIESGKRDIFV
- the nuoE gene encoding NADH-quinone oxidoreductase subunit NuoE, encoding MTDHDMLRQELAPLMAKYEQSRSALIPMLQSVQAKYSRISPFAMQIIADMLGIHPVEVMGVVSFYSFLNTEPKGRFIIRLCRTISCDMVGREKVARQLQTDLGVEFGRTTADGKFTLEWANCLGLCDQGPALLVNSKAYTKVTPESVHAILEECRQTYGVHAQEKKEEHTI
- the rsxC gene encoding electron transport complex subunit RsxC; translated protein: MKTFKSGGVHPPEYKDLSKGAALERMPAPSVVVLPVSQHTGAPSRPVVGKGDKVSKGQVVAEANGFVSVPVHASVSGVVVAVEQRPMQNGAVCDHIVIQSDGLDNWAEGTGVKREWRDMGLEKIRAAVRDAGVVGLGGAAFPTHVKLSPPADRPIDTLILNGIECEPFLTCDYRMMLERARGIAEGLRIMMKALGVNRAIVGVESNKQDAFEKMRDTVWADEGVRIELLKVKYPQGAEKQLIEALTGRQVPPGRLPLDVGVVVQNVSTAYAVYDAVVEARPLVERPVTVTGDGVARPANLIVPIGALIKDVLVRQGLDPKTKKVVLGGPMMGIALPNLDFPVVKGTSGILAFKKMPDFMPGPCIRCGRCIAVCPLRGMAAEMIKAIEAGEVERYEELHVLDCMECGTCTFECPSRRPIVHYIKKAKAEYAAWKAKKK
- a CDS encoding RnfABCDGE type electron transport complex subunit B, whose translation is MLPPVIILGFLGLLFGIGLYVASRVFRVTVDTRIERVERALPGSNCGACGLAGCHGLAKAVVHGSADVTSCIPGGEHVAHLVADIMGVEAKVAEKRVAVLRCQGRDVGDRFIYEGIATCQAANLMHKGPKECIFGCIGFGDCARACSFDALHMIKGFPEVDEAKCVSCAKCVAACPKALFELIPLSKLVHVRCKSLESGRAVRKICKVGCIACKKCETVCEFDAVHVKDNLAVFDYEKCTSCGLCVKECPTGTIMSYRETRKGLGLWPVKNAVSGES
- a CDS encoding response regulator; amino-acid sequence: MAKILIVDDDPDVVQAGKLVLEKAGHQVSSALSKDEGMAAVRSFKPDLLILDVMMQLPDDGISMAQKLRRDGFQKPILMLTNVGRASGLAIGKDAELVPVDEYQEKPIKPDVLVMKVGELLGRK